The following coding sequences lie in one Cucurbita pepo subsp. pepo cultivar mu-cu-16 chromosome LG13, ASM280686v2, whole genome shotgun sequence genomic window:
- the LOC111808247 gene encoding dual specificity protein kinase splB-like isoform X2, whose product MAGEISGLDQDEMEKKRLVLTRKYDMEWNDLKLFHWRFGKQYLVPPGICNRMLSVSREDRWLLVEALKEKISSPETACSKNEQRLGELLIKKLNNSESLNAKLFPSSVLFGTKDYQVRRRLEGGQYKEVQWFGENFCLRQFMAEGKQIDSEVQTVLSLSHPNIIQYLCGFLDEKKKEYFLIMELISKDLSSCMKDNNGARRRILFPLPVVVDIMLQIARAMEYLHSQMIYHGDLNPTNVFLKPRNSSEGLYLVKVAGFGLSSVKNPPPRSSTDQMETNPFIWHAPEVMAEQEQGPVRKTEKADVYSFGMLCFELLTGKVPFEDGYLQGEKMSRNIRAGERPLFPFPRPKCLVSLTKRCWHCDPSQRLSFSSICRILRQVKKFLAMNPESDRPKLQTPTADYCNVEAGVARKLSFDGVGDLCSVSQIPFQMFAYNLAAKEKTWESGSDVDEPVCVIEDPFTMLASDTRSLYSDTRSIYSEAPPKKMLTTKKLPHAKIRKCTRTPETKTRTTSRPRVSKTNRNIPLPFLSPLSKGRRMAMS is encoded by the exons ATGGCTGGAGAGATATCCGGGCTCGATCAGGACGAGATGGAGAAGAAAAGGCTTGTACTTACCAGGAAATATGATATGGAATGGAATGACCTCAAACTGTTCCATTGGAGATTTGGGAAACAATATTTGGTACCTCCAGGAATCTGTAACCGGATGCTGAGTGTTTCGAGAGAAGATCGATGGCTGCTGGTCGAAGCGCTCAAGGAGAAGATCAGCTCACCAGAAACAGCTTGTTCGAAAAACGAGCAGCGCCTCGGTGAGTTGTTGATAAAGAAACTAAACAACTCAGAATCATTGAATGCAAAGCTTTTCCCTAGCTCAGTTTTGTTTGGAACAAAGGACTATCAGGTGAGGAGACGGCTAGAAGGAGGGCAGTATAAAGAAGTCCAATGGTTTGGGGAGAACTTTTGTCTGAGACAGTTCATGGCGGAAGGTAAACAAATAGATTCAGAGGTTCAAACTGTTCTATCACTTTCACATCCTAATATTATTCAATATCTCTGTGGGTTTctggatgagaagaagaaagagtacTTTCTTATAATGGAATTGATATCTAAGGATCTTTCTTCCTGCATGAAGGATAATAATGGAGCCAGGAGGAGAATCCTGTTCCCTCTCCCTGTTGTGGTTGATATCATGCTTCAAATTGCTAGAGCCATGGAATACCTTCACTCCCAAATGATCTACCATGGAGATTTGAACCCTACCAATGTGTTCTTGAAGCCAAGAAACTCCTCAGAAGGCTTGTACCTTGTAAAAGTCGCAGGTTTCGGTTTATCATCCGTCAAGAATCCACCTCCCAGGAGCTCAACAGATCAAATGGAAACCAACCCTTTTATCTGGCATGCCCCAGAAGTTATGGCAGAGCAAGAACAAGGTCCAGTAAGGAAGACAGAGAAAGCAGATGTTTATAGTTTTGGTATGCTTTGTTTTGAGCTTTTGACTGGGAAAGTTCCATTTGAAGATGGTTATTTACAAGGGGAGAAGATGAGCCGTAATATCAGAGCAGGAGAGAGGCCTCTCTTCCCATTTCCAAGACCTAAATGTTTGGTGAGTCTTACCAAAAGATGTTGGCATTGTGACCCTTCTCAGAGGTTGTCTTTCTCTTCGATATGTCGAATTCTTCGCCAAGTGAAGAAGTTTCTGGCTATGAACCCGGAAAGCGATCGGCCCAAACTACAAACGCCTACCGCCGATTACTGCAACGTCGAAGCAGGAGTTGCAAGGAAGTTGTCCTTTGATGGGGTTGGAGATTTGTGTTCAGTTTCACAAATTCCATTCCAAATGTTTGCTTATAATCTTGCAGCGAAGGAGAAGACTTGGGAGTCTGGAAGTGATGTAGATGAACCAGTTTGTGTAATAGAAGATCCATTCACCATGCTTGCAAGTGATACCAGATCACTTTATTCTGATACGAGATCTATCTATTCTGAAGCTCCACCGAAGAAAATGCTAACTACAAAGAAACTTCCACACGCAAAGATCAGAAAATGCACAA GAACTCCAGAAACAAAAACACGAACGACTTCGAGACCTCGAGTATCGAAGACGAATAGAAATATCCCGCTACCATTTTTGAGCCCTCTGAGTAAGGGAAGAAGAATGGCCATGTCTTGA
- the LOC111808247 gene encoding serine/threonine-protein kinase HSL1-like isoform X1: MEQFRRIGEVLGSLKAIMVLQDDIQFNQNQCYLLYDMFSLAFDTVAEEIRDNLKLEEKNTKWKALEQPLKELHKVFKEGELYIKQCIDSKDWWAKVITSHQNKECIEFHIHNLLSCFPAVIEAIEMAGEISGLDQDEMEKKRLVLTRKYDMEWNDLKLFHWRFGKQYLVPPGICNRMLSVSREDRWLLVEALKEKISSPETACSKNEQRLGELLIKKLNNSESLNAKLFPSSVLFGTKDYQVRRRLEGGQYKEVQWFGENFCLRQFMAEGKQIDSEVQTVLSLSHPNIIQYLCGFLDEKKKEYFLIMELISKDLSSCMKDNNGARRRILFPLPVVVDIMLQIARAMEYLHSQMIYHGDLNPTNVFLKPRNSSEGLYLVKVAGFGLSSVKNPPPRSSTDQMETNPFIWHAPEVMAEQEQGPVRKTEKADVYSFGMLCFELLTGKVPFEDGYLQGEKMSRNIRAGERPLFPFPRPKCLVSLTKRCWHCDPSQRLSFSSICRILRQVKKFLAMNPESDRPKLQTPTADYCNVEAGVARKLSFDGVGDLCSVSQIPFQMFAYNLAAKEKTWESGSDVDEPVCVIEDPFTMLASDTRSLYSDTRSIYSEAPPKKMLTTKKLPHAKIRKCTRTPETKTRTTSRPRVSKTNRNIPLPFLSPLSKGRRMAMS, encoded by the exons ATGGAACAATTCCGGCGCATTGGAGAGGTATTGGGAAGCTTAAAGGCTATAATGGTGTTGCAAGATGATATTCAATTCAACCAGAATCAATGTTATTTACTGTATGACATGTTTAGTTTGGCTTTTGATACCGTTGCTGAAGAGATCAGGGATAATCTGAAGCTTGAAGAGAAGAACACAAAGTGGAAAGCTCTCGAACAGCCATTGAAGGAACTTCATAAGGTCTTCAAAGAAGGGGAGCTTTACATTAAGCAATGCATAGATTCCAAAGACTGGTGGGCTAAAGTAATCACCTCCCATCAAAACAAAGAGTGCATTGAATTCCACATTCACAACTTGCTTTCCTGCTTTCCTGCTGTCATTGAAGCGATCGAGATGGCTGGAGAGATATCCGGGCTCGATCAGGACGAGATGGAGAAGAAAAGGCTTGTACTTACCAGGAAATATGATATGGAATGGAATGACCTCAAACTGTTCCATTGGAGATTTGGGAAACAATATTTGGTACCTCCAGGAATCTGTAACCGGATGCTGAGTGTTTCGAGAGAAGATCGATGGCTGCTGGTCGAAGCGCTCAAGGAGAAGATCAGCTCACCAGAAACAGCTTGTTCGAAAAACGAGCAGCGCCTCGGTGAGTTGTTGATAAAGAAACTAAACAACTCAGAATCATTGAATGCAAAGCTTTTCCCTAGCTCAGTTTTGTTTGGAACAAAGGACTATCAGGTGAGGAGACGGCTAGAAGGAGGGCAGTATAAAGAAGTCCAATGGTTTGGGGAGAACTTTTGTCTGAGACAGTTCATGGCGGAAGGTAAACAAATAGATTCAGAGGTTCAAACTGTTCTATCACTTTCACATCCTAATATTATTCAATATCTCTGTGGGTTTctggatgagaagaagaaagagtacTTTCTTATAATGGAATTGATATCTAAGGATCTTTCTTCCTGCATGAAGGATAATAATGGAGCCAGGAGGAGAATCCTGTTCCCTCTCCCTGTTGTGGTTGATATCATGCTTCAAATTGCTAGAGCCATGGAATACCTTCACTCCCAAATGATCTACCATGGAGATTTGAACCCTACCAATGTGTTCTTGAAGCCAAGAAACTCCTCAGAAGGCTTGTACCTTGTAAAAGTCGCAGGTTTCGGTTTATCATCCGTCAAGAATCCACCTCCCAGGAGCTCAACAGATCAAATGGAAACCAACCCTTTTATCTGGCATGCCCCAGAAGTTATGGCAGAGCAAGAACAAGGTCCAGTAAGGAAGACAGAGAAAGCAGATGTTTATAGTTTTGGTATGCTTTGTTTTGAGCTTTTGACTGGGAAAGTTCCATTTGAAGATGGTTATTTACAAGGGGAGAAGATGAGCCGTAATATCAGAGCAGGAGAGAGGCCTCTCTTCCCATTTCCAAGACCTAAATGTTTGGTGAGTCTTACCAAAAGATGTTGGCATTGTGACCCTTCTCAGAGGTTGTCTTTCTCTTCGATATGTCGAATTCTTCGCCAAGTGAAGAAGTTTCTGGCTATGAACCCGGAAAGCGATCGGCCCAAACTACAAACGCCTACCGCCGATTACTGCAACGTCGAAGCAGGAGTTGCAAGGAAGTTGTCCTTTGATGGGGTTGGAGATTTGTGTTCAGTTTCACAAATTCCATTCCAAATGTTTGCTTATAATCTTGCAGCGAAGGAGAAGACTTGGGAGTCTGGAAGTGATGTAGATGAACCAGTTTGTGTAATAGAAGATCCATTCACCATGCTTGCAAGTGATACCAGATCACTTTATTCTGATACGAGATCTATCTATTCTGAAGCTCCACCGAAGAAAATGCTAACTACAAAGAAACTTCCACACGCAAAGATCAGAAAATGCACAA GAACTCCAGAAACAAAAACACGAACGACTTCGAGACCTCGAGTATCGAAGACGAATAGAAATATCCCGCTACCATTTTTGAGCCCTCTGAGTAAGGGAAGAAGAATGGCCATGTCTTGA